The following coding sequences are from one Gossypium raimondii isolate GPD5lz chromosome 4, ASM2569854v1, whole genome shotgun sequence window:
- the LOC105779071 gene encoding uncharacterized protein LOC105779071, with the protein MESTKRILQQLDCTHRECLICAVSLLQGEAYLWWESVVRHLPENQITWDLFQKEFQKKYIREIYIEDKKQEFLMLQQGDMPVIDYEREFLRLSRYASEFIPTEADSCKRFLRGLRDEIKVQLVSHRITELVDLIERAKMVEQVLGLDKKIEVVRPIGKRTGTTISNPLPKRSRESRGGWRSSFRSDRREKSQGKQTMVSTGSVRAPLRDEKILECGYCGKKHLGGGVRRSSDIVTQQSEARAPARAYVVRTREEGDAHDVVTGSSHSYINSKLVELGRLKSEMSRVLIEVSSPLGQTVSVDRVCRRCPLMIHDKIFLVDLLIMPYGDFDIILGMDWLSEYGIILDCYKKRFSIQTEDGDRIEVDGIRTTGPARIVSVIKANKLLQQELPGVPPDREVEFAIEEYPSIAPISIPPYRMSPTELKELKLNKVTIKNRYPLPRIDDFFNQLRGASVLSKIDLRSGYYQLKVKESDVPKTAFRTRYGHYVFLVMQFGLTNAPAAFMDLMNCIFQSYLDQFVVVFIDDILVYSKTEGEHDQHLRIVLQILRENSCMESSANVNSGYQKWYFCDIRFVNGFSKIALPMTKLLQKIVPFIWDDLCQRSFETLKQMLTEAPVLTLPESGKYFIVYSDASLNGLGCVLMQDGKELNLRQRRWIELLKDYDCVIDYHPGKANVVADTLSRKTAVELREMFARLSINDDGSLLAELRVKPIMFDQIRAAQLEDEKLMKKREMVQHGTVENFSIVEYDCLRFQNRICIPATSEIKKADSPRST; encoded by the exons ATGGAGTCGACTAAGAGAATTTTACAACAGTTAGACTGTACCCATCGGGAGTGTTTAATCTGTGCTGTATCGTTGCTACAAGGGGAAGCTTATTTATGGTGGGAATCGGTGGTTCGACATTTACCAGAGAATCAGATAACGTGGGATCTATTTCAaaaggaatttcaaaagaaatatatcagagAGATATATATTGAAGACAAGAAACAAGAGTTTTTAATGTTACAACAGGGTGATATGCCAGTAATAGATTATGAAAGGGAATTTTTGAGACTCAGCAGATATGCCTCCGAGTTTATTCCGACAGAAGCTGATAGTTGCAAAAGATTTTTACGGGGTCTGCGAGACGAGATCAAGGTACAGTTAGTATCTCATCGGATTACTGAGTTAGTAGATTTGATTGAACGAGCCAAAATGGTGGAACAAGTTCTGGGCCTCGATAAAAAGATTGAAGTTGTTAGACCAATCGGAAAGCGTACAGGAACTACTATTTCAAATCCTTTACCTAAAAGATCTCGAGAATCTAGAGGTGGTTGGAGGTCAAGTTTCAGATCTGATCGAAGGGAAAAAAGCCAAGGGAAACAGACGATGGTATCCACTGGTAGTGTACGAGCTCCACTCCGGGAcgagaaaattttagaatgtgGATATTGCGGGAAGAAACATTTAG GTGGAGGTGTTCGGAGAAGTAGTGACATAGTTACACAGCAGTCAGAGGCAAGAGCACCGGCCAGAGCCTATGTAGTTCGGACAAGAGAAGAAGGTGATGCCCATGATGTTGTGAcag GGTCATcgcattcatatattaattcaaaactgGTTGAGTTGGGAAGGTTAAAATCTGAAATGTCTAGAGTTTTAATAGAAGTGTCTAGCCCTTTGGGACAAACTGTGTCTGTAGATAGAGTATGCCGGAGATGCCCGTTGATGatacatgataaaatatttCTCGTTGACTTGTTGATTATGCCTTACGgtgattttgatataatattgggtatggattggttatccGAATACGGGATAATTTTGGATTGCTACAAAAAGAGGTTCAGTATTCAGACAGAGGATGGAGACAGAATTGAAGTAGATGGTATTCGTACTACTGGACCGGCACGTATTGTTTCGGTGATAAAAGCTAATAAATTACTTCAGCAAG AACTACCAGGCGTACCACCTGacagagaggttgaatttgctatagaaGAGTACCCGAGTATAGCACCAATCTCTATACCTCCGTACCGAATGTCACccactgaattaaaagagttaaag TTGAACAAAGTGACGATCAAGAACCGATATCCGTTGCCTCGTAtagatgatttttttaatcaGTTGAGGGGAGCATCAGTactttcaaagattgatttgaggTCCGGGTATTATCAACTAAAGGTAAAGGAAagtgatgtgccaaagactgctttccgTACTCGATATGGTCATTATGTGTTTTTGGTGATGCagtttgggttgactaatgctccagctgctttcatggatttgatgaactgTATTTTCCAGTCGTATTTAGATCAGTTCGTGGTcgttttcattgatgatatattggTTTATTCGAAGACTGAGGGAGAACATGATCAACATCTCAGAATTGTGTTACAAATTTTGCGAGAAAATAGTTGTATGGAAAGTTcagcaaatgtgaattctggttacCAGAAGTGGTATTTTTGTGACAT AAGATTTGTAAATGGATTTTCGAAGATAGCTTTACCGATGACCAAGTTACTACAGAAGATTGTTCCTTTTATCTGGGATGATCTGTGTCAGAGAAGTTTTGAGACATTGAAACAAATGTTGACAGAGGCACCAGTTTTAACATTACCAGAGTCGGGGAAATATTTCATAGTGTACAGTGATGCTTCATTGAATGGTCTGGGTTGTGTACTAATGCAGGATGGAAAG gagttgaatctgAGACAAAGACGATGGATAGAACttctgaaagattatgattgtgttATAGATTATCATCCAGGAAAGGCAAATGTGGTAGCAGATACATTGAGCAGAAAAACAGCAGTTGAATTACGGGAAATGTTTGCTCGACTTAGTATTAATGATGATGGAAGTTTGTTAGCTGAGTTAAGAGTCAAGCCGATAATGTTTGATCAAATCAGAGCAGCACAACTAGAAGATGAAAAGTtgatgaagaaaagagaaatggtacAGCATGGTACggtggaaaattttagtattgttGAGTATGATTGTTTGAGATTTCAGAACCGTATTTGTATCCCAGCTACTTCTGAGATTAAAAAAGCTGATTCTCCGAGAAGCACATGA